Proteins encoded by one window of Aphis gossypii isolate Hap1 chromosome X, ASM2018417v2, whole genome shotgun sequence:
- the LOC114119189 gene encoding uncharacterized protein LOC114119189: protein MASSPLRAPAAAGQSRLMDMQKKFQEKHLATLAAIKGKVAGSTTSSTTSSTKTTGSSDMPVPPVRRVVGAIPAVQPQPRRPAGSGSGSDSVVQVDVKGKVRQLFAERSQQQQGPGYQHHQQLRRQRRRSLTGRDRSRPLRPLSGGDDDPLCKTVCFTAPSLAGGADLVGISSANGSDVRGELLALFGRLPNLGGQLLSESFRAGAGKMKTAQSAPELKWLLDGGTGPGRAGGGPARPAAQPAAAGPKDKGGGGGGPRLAGAATGAGDDGDYGDDDDDDDDGDHDGQQQQSQRPAGRINSKTAVVKKPLAAVNGNVGGGGGGGGGGVGRVAKKPTSNDSNRLLLPPVVQPTVINALAAGAGAAAALASVSAATAAGAQKPVVRAGKLPAQKPAAPRRVAPLPAKTSPRPPAVKNATPATTTTTRPQPVKQQLSADRGPPAKGMARCPLCARDFAADRLPKHEEVCRRTRERDRKRKVFDTSKKRLEAVAAEAGVDVSSFKKKSQKEDQRVAEKLQKKKDAWRRKHDQLVRNVRAARAVQRHLAAGGTVKDLPPELENAAADQDDEVDSDLVKCPHCGRTFNEASAERHIPLCADRQRNAAARMQNNKKR from the exons AAAAAGTTCCAAGAAAAGCATTTGGCCACTTTGGCGGCCATCAAAGGCAAAGTCGCCGGGTCAACAACATCGTCAACTACTTCGTCGACTAAGACTACCGGAAGCAGTGATATGCCGGTACCACCTGTTCGGCGGGTCGTCGGCGCCATCCCGGCTGTGCAACCACAGCCGCGCAGGCCGGCTGGATCCGGAAGCGGTAGCGATTCTGTCGTACAGGTCGACGTAAAGGGAAAG GTACGGCAGCTGTTCGCCGAGCGGAGCCAACAGCAACAGGGACCGGGCTACCAGCACCACCAGCAATTGCggcggcagcggcggcggAGCCTGACGGGCCGCGACCGGTCTCGGCCCCTGCGGCCGCTGTCGGGAGGCGACGACGACCCGCTCTGCAAGACCGTCTGCTTTACGGCCCCGTCGCTGGCGGGCGGCGCCGACCTGGTGGGCATCAGCAGCGCGAACGGCAGCGACGTCCGCGGCGAGCTGCTCGCGCTGTTCGGCCGGTTGCCCAACCTGGGCGGACAGCTGCTGTCGGAATCGTTCCGCGCCGGAGCCGGTAAAATGAAAACCGCCCAGTCGGCGCCCGAGCTCAAGTGGCTGCTGGACGGCGGCACGGGACCCGGCAGGGCGGGCGGCGGTCCTGCGAGGCCGGCGGCCCAGCCCGCGGCCGCAGGACCAAAGGACAAAGGAGGCGGCGGCGGGGGTCCGAGACTCGCGGGGGCGGCTACGGGCGCAGGCGACGACGGTGATTACGgtgacgatgacgacgacgacgacgacggcgaccACGACGGACAACAG CAACAGTCGCAGCGACCGGCGGGCCGAATAAACAGCAAGACCGCGGTCGTGAAAAAACCATTGGCCGCGGTCAACGGTaacgtcggcggcggcggtggcggtggcggtggcggtgtgGGCCGCGTCGCTAAAAAGCCGACGTCCAACGACTCCAACAGGTTGCTATTGCCGCCCGTCGTGCAGCCGACGGTGATCAACGCGCTGGCGGCGGGCGCCGGTGCGGCCGCGGCGTTGGCCAGCGTGAGCGCGGCCACGGCGGCCGGGGCTCAGAAACCGGTGGTCAGGGCCGGCAAATTGCCCGCACAAAAGCCGGCCGCTCCTCGGCGCGTGGCTCCGCTGCCGGCCAAGACCTCTCCCCGGCCGCCGGCCGTCAAGAACGCCACGCCCgccacgacgacgacgacccgACCGCAACCCGTGAAGCAGCAACTGTCCGCGGACAGGGGCCCGCCGGCCAAGGGCATGGCCCGTTGTCCGCTGTGCGCCCGGGACTTTGCGGCCGACAGGCTGCCCAAGCACGAGGAGGTGTGCCGGCGCACGCGCGAACGCGACCGCAAGCGCAAGGTGTTCGACACGAGCAAAAAGCGGCTGGAAGCCGTGGCCGCCGAGGCCGGCGTGGACGTTTCGTCGTTTAAGAAAAAG AGCCAAAAGGAGGACCAGCGAGTCGCTGAGAAACTCCAGAAGAAGAAGGATGCGTGGCGCCGAAAGCACGATCAGCTCGTGCGCAACGTTCGGGCCGCGCGGGCTGTGCAGCGACACTTGGCCGCAGGAGGCACGGTAAAGGACTTGCCACCGGAGCTGGAGAACGCGGCGGCGGACCAGGACGACGAGGTTGACTCGGACCTGGTTAAGTGCCCGCACTGCGGACGTACGTTCAACGAGGCTTCGGCAGAGAGGCACATACCTTTGTGCGCCGACCGGCAACGGAACGCGGCCGCCCGCATGCAGAACAACAAGAAACGGTGA